The DNA sequence CAAGTAAAGTGCCAAATGTATCCGTAACCTAGGGCTTTAGTAGTATTTCATTCACAGTGTTATTATTGGGCGACACGGTGCTCCAGTGGCTAGCACTGTGGCCTCCAAGAAGGTCAaaggttcaaaccccggtctccccagcctttctgtgtggagtttgcatgttctccccgtatCTGAGTaggtttcctccgggtgctctggtttctcccaccatcaaaaacatgttaggtttcTTCAGTCAGCGCTTTGACCAGACACTGACAtaagatctggagttggtccccgggcgctgcatagcagctgcccactgctcccttgagggatgggttaaatgcggATGATGAATATCgcaatgtgacaaataaagtacatttgatttgattaacaCTTCTTATTATTGCATGAGgccttaagctgatgatacacggggcaatgttgctgggcagtcttgctagtggcaagtctgactatgttttgaatggatagcggcggtgcggggcaggtggcagagtggtgggggaagaggattacggtagtaatctttactcattaccaatgacggcaacgttgccctgcatgattgctctaaaagttgctctgggtatcatcagcttaagtcaACATATGTTGCTAGATTTTTGCAATCAGCTTTGTCAAAAATGTTAATGAGCCGACTTAtcccaaataaaacaaacactggctGATAGATTGCTCTTTATTATCAATAATAAATGAGCATTTGAAAGGTTGGGTGAATAAAGTTCATGATGGACATCTGTCATGTCGTCATTTCATTTTGTCAGAGAGACGGAGCCATCTCACTCATCCTTGGCCCTTTGAAAACTTTTGTCTCAAAGCAGCTTTCCCACTTTGTCCTGCTAAAAGTCGGGAAGCTTTTATAGAGCTTTATTAGATATCTACTATACTTCATTAAGTATGCCAATTCTAAGTTATCTTGCTGACTGACAAACCTACACCAGCATTGTTGTCctttaatcaattaatggaAACAGTTTGTCAAGTTGACAACATGTCAGTCCGCACTTTTTCTAGAAAAATCCCTTTTTGCAGttgcaaacaacaaacaaacagcagggCTACAACTCCCTCTCCAAGCAAACCAGTACATCCTCCACAGGGAGATATGGGGCTGTACTTTCCAGTGGTTACTGCAGCAATCTACGAGGCCATCAGGTGGCGGATAAAGGTTACTGCCACCTGCAGACGTGGACATACACAATGTCCGGTGGAGGGAAACAGATTCAAATTACTGCACTGGATTCAAATGTAACAAGAGTAAAATTGAACAAGCCATTAGGCTACATTTTTTCTTCCATTTGAACTTTTGTGGGTGGATATTGAACACTTCATGTTAAGGTTTAGGTGTGATCAATAGGATGATTAGGAGGTTTAACATCTTTATAAGGACATTCTGAATTTAACTTATTAGTTCCCGGACAGATGTAAATACCTCCAGAACTGAGATCTAGATAAACTATATTGTAGCGATGAGTTATCATAtttttagatagatagatttaaGTGTATCCTCACAATACAAATAGTTTAAATTCAATTTCATTATCCCTGCAGTTATTTTCCTTACACCCCTGAATATgtaatataatttttataattatttgaaTTGTCTGTGTGGCTGTATTGTATTATAACTAAACACCAAGATTTGGTCTTGGAAACAAAACAGTGGCCTCTTCTCTGAGCTCAGACCTGCGTTACCACATACTGACCAGCAGGGACGGTCGTTTACTGGCGGACTTGGACAGGAAGCGCAAGGAATTATGGGACTTTTAGTTCTCAGCGGAGGACGGTTGGCTTGATAACACCACGAAGAACAAAACTAGACATTTaccactgaaaataaaacataagccTCAAATTCAGCACAAGAACGAGCTCCGTGCGCGTTGAGTCCGGATAAATTCGCGTGGATTTAGTCGTCGTACGAAGAAGAGCGGCTCACTTTTGgtgaaaaataaacaggaagttgttagcGTTGTGGGACGTGTAGTTCCGCTTGCAGGCCACTGAGCTTTATAACAACGCATagaataaagaaacaacaataaaataacctAAACTTGACCCGAAGACCGTGCTTTTAGCCTTGACGTTGACGTAAACATGCCCGGGTTCACCTGCTGTGTCCCTGGCTGCTACAACAACTCACACCGGGACCGGGACCTGCGCTTCTACACATTTCCTAAAGACACCACGCTGAGGGAGCTGTGGCTGAGGAACATCTCCCGAGCCGGGGTGAGCGGCTGCTTCAGCACCTTCCAGCCCACAACGGGACACCGAGTCTGCAGCGTGCATTTCGCCGGCGGCAGGAAGACCTACAGCATCCGAGTCCCGTCCCTCTTCCCTCTGCGGGGGGTGAATGAGCGCAGGAGTCGGCGGGGAAGAGGCAGGAAAGTGTCCGCGGCAGCTCCTGCCCCCGCCGCTGCAGCGACCTCCGGGATTGTCCTCACCAGCGTCCTGAGCAGCACGGCAGAAGGAGCCGAGGGCAATGCTGGCGGTGAGGCGAGCGACGACAGCATCACCGTGGTCCAGATAGGCCAAAACGGGGAGTACCTGGGCACGGCGCGGCTGCCCGCCCAGTCAGAGGGGACTTGTTACACCGCGCCGATCGGCAGCGCCGAAGAGCTGACCGCCGACGACTCATCGGTGGAAACCGCTTCCACCGTGCACCAGCCGCCCGTGCAGTACGTCAGTGTGACCAGCAGCCCGCTGGACCACTCGTACTCGCTGACCACCGGCACCACGTCCACCGAGCTGCTGCGGAAACTGAACGAGCAGCGGGACATCATCGCACTGATGGAGATGAAGATGAAGGAGATGAAGGCGACCATCCGCCAGCTCCGGGTGGCCGAGGCCAAGCTGCAGGAGGAGGTGCGGGAGCGGGACCGGCTGCTGTACGGGAACTCTGTGGCTTTCAGCGTCCGGAAGAAAATCTGATGGGTGAACTTCACCGGAGACGACCCGTCACAGAGACTCAGACTATACCGGAGATGACACCGAGGTGTTTGAAGACAGCAGATCCAGCTCTATTTTGTATAAAACTACGAGCGATGacaatttattttcatcaagTAGAACTGATTTTTCGTAGGCCTGATGTAAAACAGTTGGCTGACTAGTGTAGTTTATTAATAACCTCATATTGACTTCAGTCCACTATTGACCTGCAGCCCAACCAGGGTcaatacatattttattcattcaacgAGACTCATAGTTTGCACAGATTTACAAGTTAGGCTGTGTTACACATTTATAACCAGACTGATGGGGAAGAAAACGGCCTAATTGCATAGAAGGTTTTTCTCTAAGATTTATCTTACAATGTCTTGATTTCCTTGGCTGGATTTAAATTAGGTGGTTGTTACAAGAAACATTTCTCAGTAGATTTGCAGAGGTAAAGTAGGCTATATGGCAAGATTAAGTATTCttaggattttttttgtgaacaaaACACTATTCTTGGCACACTTATGGTGTTagtcaaagaaataaaacaagctACCATGACTTTATCTGAGTTGCCTTTAGTTGTTATCCGTTTGTTGCTAAAGACATTTGTGCAACAAAAAATGGACTTTAAGGAATTCCTTAGCCTAAAACTTGAAGGGGTGCTCTTATTAAAGGATGTTTTTTGAAGACATGCATTCGTTTTAAAGGAAATCTCAAGttcaaagaaaaagatgttGTCAAGATACTTTATGCAACTTGAACATGTATGTCTGCCCCCAAGGTTGTTCTGTGAAACAGCATCTGCTTGTTTCAGAGCAGTTCACGAGTGAATATATGTGCCTGTTTATGGTCAAAAGGTTCTCAGAAGTATCGTGGCTGCATCTCTCTTCTGTTCTCCTCTGagtgtttttttcccacaggatgtCACATTTCTGATTTTTGAACCTAGTCTGACAGCTACGCTCTGCTCATATTGTAAATTTCATTTCGAAATAGTGCCGAATCCTTTCTCAGCCGCAAGGAGTCCTGATT is a window from the Micropterus dolomieu isolate WLL.071019.BEF.003 ecotype Adirondacks linkage group LG20, ASM2129224v1, whole genome shotgun sequence genome containing:
- the thap11 gene encoding THAP domain-containing protein 11 — encoded protein: MPGFTCCVPGCYNNSHRDRDLRFYTFPKDTTLRELWLRNISRAGVSGCFSTFQPTTGHRVCSVHFAGGRKTYSIRVPSLFPLRGVNERRSRRGRGRKVSAAAPAPAAAATSGIVLTSVLSSTAEGAEGNAGGEASDDSITVVQIGQNGEYLGTARLPAQSEGTCYTAPIGSAEELTADDSSVETASTVHQPPVQYVSVTSSPLDHSYSLTTGTTSTELLRKLNEQRDIIALMEMKMKEMKATIRQLRVAEAKLQEEVRERDRLLYGNSVAFSVRKKI